The Streptomyces uncialis genomic interval CTCTGGGGGCCCGACCGTCCGACCGCCGCCCCATACCGTGCCGCGCATACCGCGTCCACCGTGCGACCCGCGCACCGACCGCTGGGCCGTCCGGGTGAACGCATGCCGGGGTGGCGCGGGACCCTGAGGTCCGCGCCACCCCGGCGGCACGTTTCTGCTGGTGGGTGAGGGGTCAGTTGTCCTCGTGGGCCACCGCGCGACGGGCGTCCGCGTCCAGCACGCCCCAGCCGATGAGCTGCTCGGTGAGGACCGAGGGGGACTGGTCGTAGATCACCGCGAGGGTTCTCAGGTCGTCCTGGCGGATCGACAGGACCTTGCCGTTGTAGTCGCCGCGCTGGGACTGGATCGTGGCGGCGTAACGCTGGAGCGGGCCCGCCTTGTCGGCCGGGACATGCGCCAGGCGCTCCAGGTCCAGGACGAGCTTCGGCGGCGGCTCGGCGGCGCCGCCGGGCGTGGTGCCGGGCAGCAGCTCCTGGACCGGGACCCCGTAGAAATCCGCCAGCTCGGCGAGACGCTGGACGGTCACGGCACGGTCCCCGCGCTCGTAGGACCCGACCACGACGGCCTTCCAGCGGCCCTGGGACTTCTCCTCGACGCCGTGGAGAGACAGGCCCTGCTGGGTGCGGATGGCCCGGAGCTTGGCCCCGAGCTGTTTTGCGTATTCGCTGGACATATAGCTCCCCGGACGAAGGCTGGTGACTCACTGTGAGGTTACGCAGCGTGACTTGAATGCGTCAAGCCGAACGGTCAGCACCGACTCTTCCCTGCCTCGGCCCGGGGCGCACGGTGAGGGGGTGAACTGGGGGAATGGGCGACCTGCTATCGTGCAGGGCGCAATTCCGACGTCCTTTAAGGTCCGTCCCGTGAGGCGGAGAAGGAGGTCCGTTTCTTATGGACACCAGCGGTACGAACCACCCCGAACCGGCCGGCCCCGCCGCCGGTCCCACCGGACCCGTCCACGACGGCA includes:
- the bldD gene encoding transcriptional regulator BldD, giving the protein MSSEYAKQLGAKLRAIRTQQGLSLHGVEEKSQGRWKAVVVGSYERGDRAVTVQRLAELADFYGVPVQELLPGTTPGGAAEPPPKLVLDLERLAHVPADKAGPLQRYAATIQSQRGDYNGKVLSIRQDDLRTLAVIYDQSPSVLTEQLIGWGVLDADARRAVAHEDN